A genomic window from Silene latifolia isolate original U9 population chromosome Y, ASM4854445v1, whole genome shotgun sequence includes:
- the LOC141632566 gene encoding uncharacterized protein LOC141632566, with the protein MAFGYQEHALFMVSFWALCEHRNKVIFDAREVDPLSVVRRATDVMEEIEGGGFTRVKRGDGTVRGVAGVAEKGWTPPMSEYVKINVDAGAKEGEGVSVGAVYRDDKGRVLWDFSIVQDQYWDPQVAEAVAVLEGISKAARHRHDKIVMEIDCLLVVEALRKKAIGRSMLSLILNDILALCNSFTSVVWSFTSRVNNSVAHSLAHLLPKVVGRSV; encoded by the coding sequence ATGGCTTTTGGGTATCAGGAACATGCTCTGTTTATGGTGAGTTTTTGGGCTCTGTGCGAACATCGTAACAAGGTGATTTTTGACGCGCGTGAAGTGGACCCTTTGAGTGTGGTAAGGCGAGCTACGGACGTGATGGAGGAAATTGAAGGAGGGGGCTTTACAAGGGTTAAGCGAGGAGATGGGACCGTGAGGGGTGTGGCTGGAGTAGCGGAAAAGGGTTGGACTCCACCAATGTCGGAGTATGTTAAAATAAACGTGGATGCGGGGGCCAAGGAGGGGGAAGGCGTGAGTGTTGGCGCAGTATATCGAGATGATAAGGGGAGGGTGTTGTGGGATTTCTCGATCGTGCAGGACCAATACTGGGATCCACAGGTTGCGGAAGCGGTTGCGGTTTTGGAAGGAATTAGCAAAGCTGCGAGACATAGGCATGATAAGATCGTCATGGAAATTGATTGCTTGCTGGTGGTGGAGGCGCTTAGGAAGAAGGCTATTGGGAGAAGCATGCTCTCTTtgattttaaatgatattttagCTTTATGTAACTCTTTTACTTCTGTTGTTTGGTCGTTTACTAGTCGCGTAAACAATAGTGTTGCGCATTCCTTAGCTCATCTTTTGCCTAAAGTAGTTGGTAGATCAGTGTAG